The following proteins are co-located in the Xyrauchen texanus isolate HMW12.3.18 chromosome 41, RBS_HiC_50CHRs, whole genome shotgun sequence genome:
- the LOC127634183 gene encoding LOW QUALITY PROTEIN: tubulin beta-5 chain-like (The sequence of the model RefSeq protein was modified relative to this genomic sequence to represent the inferred CDS: inserted 1 base in 1 codon): MREIVHIQAGQCGNQIGTKFWEVISDEHGIDPAGSYVGDSTLQLDRINVYYNEASSHKYVPRAVLVDLEPGTMDSVRXGAFGQLFRPDNFIFGQTGAGNNWAKGHYTEGAELVDSILDVVRKECEHCDCLQGFQLTHSLGGGTGSGMGTLLISKIREEYPDRIMNTFSVMPSPKVSDTVVEPYNATLSVHQLVENTDETYCIDNEALYDICFRTLKLSTPTYGDLNHLVSATMSGVTTSLRFPGQLNADLRKLAVNMVPFPRLHFFMPGFAPLTARGSQQYRALTVPELTQQMFDAKNMMAACDPRHGRYLTVATVFRGPMSMKEVDEQMLAIQNKNSSYFVEWIPNNVKVAVCDIPPRGLKMASTFIGNSTAIQELFKRISEQFSAMFKRKAFLHWFTGEGMDEMEFTEAESNMNDLVSEYQQYQEATANDGEEAFEDDEEEVNE, translated from the exons ATGAGGGAGATAGTTCACATTCAGGCCGGTCAATGCGGCAATCAGATTGGAACTAAG TTCTGGGAAGTGATCAGCGACGAGCATGGCATTGACCCAGCCGGCAGCTATGTAGGTGACTCAACCCTGCAGCTTGACAGAATTAATGTATACTACAACGAGGCATCCT CCCACAAGTATGTTCCCAGAGCAGTGCTGGTTGATTTGGAGCCCGGCACTATGGACAGTGTTC TCGGGGCATTCGGGCAGCTTTTTCGACCAGACAACTTTATCTTTG GACAGACAGGTGCAGGCAACAACTGGGCAAAGGGCCACTACACGGAGGGTGCAGAGCTTGTGGACTCAATCCTGGATGTGGTCAGGAAAGAGTGTGAGCATTGCGACTGCCTGCAAGGCTTTCAGCTCACGCATTCCCTCGGTGGTGGCACTGGATCTGGAATGGGAACGCTTCTGATTAGTAAGATCCGTGAGGAGTACCCTGACCGCATCATGAACACCTTCAGCGTCATGCCTTCACCTAAAGTGTCCGACACTGTAGTGGAACCCTACAATGCCACACTCTCGGTACATCAATTGGTAGAAAACACAGATGAAACATACTGTATCGACAACGAGGCACTTTATGATATCTGCTTCCGCACACTTAAGCTCTCCACACCTACATATGGGGATCTCAATCACCTAGTATCAGCAACTATGAGTGGGGTCACCACGTCATTGAGATTCCCCGGCCAGCTTAATGCAGATCTGCGGAAGCTGGCTGTCAACATGGTGCCTTTCCCTCGCCTCCACTTCTTCATGCCTGGTTTTGCTCCACTAACAGCAAGAGGAAGTCAACAGTATCGGGCCCTCACGGTTCCCGAACTCACCCAGCAAATGTTTGATGCCAAGAACATGATGGCTGCATGTGACCCACGCCATGGACGTTACCTCACAGTGGCGACCGTTTTCCGTGGTCCAATGTCCATGAAGGAGGTTGACGAGCAGATGCTAGCTATTCAGAACAAGAACAGCAGCTATTTTGTAGAATGGATCCCCAACAACGTTAAAGTTGCAGTTTGCGACATTCCACCTAGGGGACTTAAGATGGCCTCCACGTTTATCGGCAACAGCACTGCCATCCAGGAGCTCTTCAAGCGCATTTCCGAGCAGTTCTCTGCCATGTTCAAACGCAAGGCCTTCCTGCATTGGTTCACGGGAGAAGGTATGGATGAGATGGAGTTTACTGAAGCTGAGAGCAACATGAATGACCTTGTGTCAGAGTATCAGCAGTACCAGGAGGCCACGGCCAATGATGGTGAAGAGGCATTtgaagatgatgaagaagaagtgaatgaatga